TAGAAATCAACCACCGCGCGCACCGAAGTCTTCCCCCGGCCGCGTGCCCCAACGTAGGCCACAATATGCCCTCCGGCCGATTCGCCCATCAGCGCAATCCGCCGCCGGTCCACCTTGTACTCCCGGGCGTGATCCTTCACCCATTCCAAGGCTTTGAACACATCGTCGGTGCACGCCGGAAACGGATGCTGCGGCGCGAGCCGGTAGTTCACCGTGAACCACGTGAACCCACTCTTGCGCAGCGGCTCGAACAGCGGCTGGACGAACGTCTGCTTGTCGCCCGCTTCCCACCCGCCGCCGTGGACGACGATCACCGTCGGAAACGGCCCCTTTCCCTCCGGGATCCACGCGTCGAGAGTCAGGCTGACGTCGCCGGCGCGCGCGAATTCAATGTCGGTTTTCCACTCCGCATCGGCCTGCAACGCCAAGGCCGACACCGCGAGCAGCACGGGCAAGGCGCTTGCCCGGCGCATCAGTTCGTCCCTCCGGTCGGCGCGTCCTCCTTCCGCGGCGGACTCGGCTTCGGGAGGGGTTTGCGCGGCAGCATCTGCTCGCGCATCGCGGCGTGATAGGCGAACCCGGCGATGATCGCGGCCGCCTGCTTCAAGTCCGCTTCCTGCACGTGATCATAAGTGTCCATGTTCGAATGATGCGTGCGCGTCTCGTACTCCACCGGGTCCTGCACGAACTGGAAGCCCGGCAGCCCGACGGCGTCGA
This DNA window, taken from Bryobacteraceae bacterium, encodes the following:
- a CDS encoding alpha/beta hydrolase, whose protein sequence is MRRASALPVLLAVSALALQADAEWKTDIEFARAGDVSLTLDAWIPEGKGPFPTVIVVHGGGWEAGDKQTFVQPLFEPLRKSGFTWFTVNYRLAPQHPFPACTDDVFKALEWVKDHAREYKVDRRRIALMGESAGGHIVAYVGARGRGKTSVRAVVDFYGVHDMLKREHDRGGISRNLKQLLHLETLDAAADAKLAEASPIQYVHKGMPPFLFIHGTKDAAVPFEQSPMMCEKMRSVGARCEVYPVEDAPHGVGPWEKNPAWQKYKTKMIEWLKQELR